From the Fusobacterium perfoetens ATCC 29250 genome, one window contains:
- a CDS encoding cobyrinate a,c-diamide synthase, with product MQGIIIASTKSGIGKTTITIGLMKVLKNVSPFKIGPDYIDGKFHEYVTKNKSYNLDYFLMGEKGVYYSFFKNKKNFSVIEGVMGLYDGLGDDLDNGSTAHISRILNIPVILVVDGDKRSTSICAEILGYKLFDERVKIKGIILNRVSSKKSYEILSKAIEKYTEIPCVGYLPKVDEISLESRHLGLIQADEIKELDKKIEVLTEKIKETINIEKILEISNIDTPISKNNISDKLLKSDILMNEEILKIEKRIFKFIDKEKYKDIKIGIAKDNAFSFYYNDNLDFLEKLGIELKYFSPINDEKIPEDIDGLYFGGGYPELYGKELENNKSMIESIKSFYNDGGVIYGECGGYIYLSKKLKTLNDETFKFVGLTNNKFQMKERLNIGKFGYINVNCALKKEKSLNFPAHEFHYSEIIEKSGENIFKISKKDGRTWECGYSEKNLFCGYPHIHFFSSQDFVYSLLDKAKEYHDKRNRFNFMNFFNFRKGKR from the coding sequence ATGCAAGGTATTATTATAGCTAGTACTAAAAGTGGAATTGGAAAAACAACAATAACTATCGGACTTATGAAAGTTTTAAAAAATGTCTCTCCTTTTAAAATTGGTCCAGATTATATAGATGGAAAATTTCATGAGTATGTAACAAAAAATAAAAGTTATAATTTAGATTATTTTTTAATGGGTGAAAAAGGGGTATATTATAGTTTTTTTAAAAATAAAAAAAATTTTTCAGTGATAGAAGGAGTTATGGGACTCTATGATGGTTTAGGTGATGACTTAGACAATGGAAGTACTGCTCATATATCAAGAATTTTAAATATTCCTGTTATTCTTGTAGTTGATGGAGATAAAAGAAGTACAAGTATATGTGCTGAAATCTTAGGATATAAACTTTTTGATGAAAGAGTAAAAATAAAAGGAATTATTTTAAATAGAGTTTCTTCAAAAAAATCTTATGAAATACTTTCTAAAGCTATAGAAAAATATACTGAAATTCCTTGTGTAGGTTATCTTCCAAAAGTAGATGAAATTTCTTTAGAAAGTAGACATCTAGGGCTTATACAAGCTGATGAAATTAAAGAGTTAGATAAAAAAATAGAAGTTTTAACAGAAAAAATAAAAGAAACTATTAATATAGAAAAAATCTTAGAAATTTCTAACATAGATACTCCAATATCCAAAAATAATATAAGTGATAAACTTCTAAAAAGTGATATTTTAATGAATGAAGAAATATTAAAAATAGAAAAAAGAATATTTAAATTTATCGATAAGGAAAAATATAAAGATATAAAAATTGGAATAGCCAAAGATAATGCTTTTTCTTTTTATTATAATGATAATTTAGATTTTTTAGAAAAATTAGGAATTGAATTAAAATATTTCTCCCCTATAAATGATGAAAAAATCCCAGAAGATATTGATGGATTATATTTTGGTGGAGGATATCCTGAACTTTATGGAAAAGAATTGGAAAATAATAAATCTATGATAGAAAGTATTAAAAGTTTCTATAATGATGGGGGAGTTATTTATGGTGAATGTGGCGGATATATTTATCTTTCTAAAAAATTAAAAACTTTAAATGATGAAACTTTTAAATTTGTAGGACTGACAAATAATAAATTTCAAATGAAAGAGAGATTAAATATTGGAAAATTTGGATATATTAATGTAAATTGTGCTTTAAAAAAAGAAAAATCTTTAAATTTTCCAGCTCATGAATTTCATTACTCTGAAATAATAGAAAAATCTGGAGAAAATATATTTAAAATTTCAAAAAAAGATGGAAGAACATGGGAATGTGGATATTCAGAAAAAAATCTTTTCTGTGGTTATCCTCATATTCACTTTTTTTCAAGTCAAGATTTTGTTTATAGCTTATTAGATAAAGCTAAAGAATATCACGACAAAAGAAATAGATTTAATTTTATGAATTTTTTTAATTTTAGAAAAGGAAAGAGATAA
- a CDS encoding precorrin-8X methylmutase, whose translation MEYIKEPQSIEKRSFEIITEELGEKINNFTEEELPIVKRIIHTTADFQYADIIEFLNNPIENGKTAIKNGCKIYCDTNMILNGLNKNILKKFSCEAYTLISDEEVAKKSKERGITRSIIGIEKASKDKNTKIFLIGNAPTALYRLKELIETKEIEKPYLVVGAPVGFVGAKESKEVFKSLDIPYITINGRKGGSTVTVAILHGILYQLYKREGF comes from the coding sequence ATGGAATATATAAAAGAACCTCAATCAATAGAAAAAAGAAGTTTTGAAATTATAACAGAAGAACTTGGAGAAAAAATAAATAATTTTACAGAGGAAGAATTACCTATTGTAAAAAGAATTATTCATACAACAGCTGATTTTCAGTATGCTGATATTATAGAATTTCTTAATAATCCCATAGAAAATGGTAAAACTGCCATAAAAAATGGTTGTAAAATTTATTGCGATACTAATATGATATTGAATGGACTTAATAAAAATATCTTAAAAAAATTTTCTTGTGAAGCTTATACATTAATATCTGATGAGGAAGTTGCAAAAAAAAGTAAGGAAAGGGGAATTACAAGGTCTATAATCGGTATTGAAAAAGCTAGTAAAGATAAAAATACTAAAATTTTTCTTATAGGTAATGCTCCTACAGCTCTTTATAGATTAAAAGAATTAATTGAAACAAAAGAAATTGAAAAACCATATTTAGTTGTTGGGGCTCCTGTTGGTTTTGTAGGAGCAAAAGAATCTAAAGAAGTTTTTAAAAGTTTAGATATTCCATATATTACAATAAATGGAAGAAAGGGAGGAAGTACAGTAACTGTAGCTATATTACATGGAATTTTATATCAGTTATATAAAAGAGAGGGATTTTAG
- the cbiD gene encoding cobalt-precorrin-5B (C(1))-methyltransferase CbiD, whose translation MKELKSGYTTGSCVVASTLAGLYCIFNNEFLKNIEISLPYDKNLIIPINRIKKRKNFVTTSVIKYSGDDPDVTNGIEIFTKIKIVKSFTEDSKGYKDENIFIRGGRGVGVITKKGLQQPIGKYAINPKPLEILIKNIKNFLGKYNINEKIEVLIYIPKGREIAKKTFNEKLGIINGISILGTTGILKPMSEEALKDSLKLELKVLHENSNKDWIIFSFGNYGKKYCEDFGLDTSNLIVISNYIGYMLDCAIEIGYKKIFLVGHIGKAIKIAGGIYNTHSKIADARIEIMLANAFEIGEKKEILYKILSSNTVEEACEYIENKEFFNLIANKVVKKSNEYIKDESIKIEALIFSFKNHIGISENFYKMVKDL comes from the coding sequence ATGAAAGAATTAAAATCAGGATATACTACAGGAAGTTGTGTTGTAGCTAGTACATTAGCTGGACTTTATTGTATTTTTAATAATGAATTTTTAAAAAATATAGAAATTTCTCTCCCTTATGATAAAAATTTAATAATTCCTATAAATAGAATTAAAAAAAGAAAAAATTTTGTAACCACATCTGTTATTAAATATTCAGGTGATGACCCTGATGTAACCAATGGAATAGAAATTTTTACTAAAATAAAAATTGTTAAATCTTTTACAGAAGATAGTAAAGGATATAAAGATGAAAATATTTTTATAAGAGGTGGTAGAGGAGTTGGAGTTATCACCAAAAAAGGATTACAACAACCTATTGGAAAATATGCCATTAATCCGAAACCATTGGAAATTTTAATAAAAAATATAAAAAATTTTTTAGGAAAATATAATATAAATGAAAAAATAGAAGTTTTAATATATATTCCAAAAGGAAGAGAGATTGCCAAAAAAACTTTTAATGAGAAATTAGGAATAATAAATGGAATTTCTATTCTTGGTACAACAGGAATTTTAAAACCAATGAGCGAAGAAGCTCTAAAAGATTCTCTAAAATTAGAGTTAAAAGTTTTACATGAAAATAGTAATAAAGATTGGATAATATTTTCTTTTGGAAACTATGGAAAAAAATATTGTGAAGATTTTGGATTAGACACTAGTAATCTTATTGTTATAAGTAATTATATTGGATATATGTTAGATTGTGCTATAGAGATTGGTTATAAGAAAATATTTCTTGTAGGACACATAGGAAAGGCTATAAAAATAGCTGGTGGAATATATAATACTCATAGTAAAATTGCCGATGCTAGAATAGAGATAATGTTGGCTAATGCTTTTGAAATTGGAGAGAAAAAAGAGATTCTTTATAAAATTCTCTCTTCTAATACAGTTGAAGAAGCTTGTGAGTATATAGAAAACAAAGAATTTTTTAATTTGATAGCTAATAAAGTTGTAAAAAAATCAAATGAATATATAAAAGATGAAAGTATAAAAATTGAAGCTTTAATATTTTCTTTTAAAAACCATATAGGAATAAGTGAAAATTTTTATAAAATGGTGAAAGATTTATGA